From the Lactuca sativa cultivar Salinas chromosome 9, Lsat_Salinas_v11, whole genome shotgun sequence genome, the window ggcacctataataaaatgcgcgtcgtctaaggatgtcgctttatattttttaatggaacgcgcgttccatcctttaatagttgggtaaagggggaaatgaaattctgaaaaaattaaaaaccccgccatgctctcctctaccttctttcaatcattcttctctctctctctctctctctctctcaatcaaataccaaaaatcgacTATTGTTGGAACTAGGGCTACAGAGATTGAGCTTGATACCATGGAGAGTTTTGCGTCAAGGGAAAAGCTCCACCATCATCTCAACCGATTACCTGCAACTCCTCAACAGTTCACATTCACAAGATGATCTTCTGCCACCGCCATTGGTTCTCCACCGCCTCCGCCCTAGGACTCTATCTCCTCTATCAGGCACTTCTCGCTTTGCATTATCCGCGACTGTAATATCCGCTGCCGCAATTCTTGCTGCATCATCCGTTATCATATTTGATGACAGCGAAATTAAGGAAGAACAAGCAAAGAAGAAACGTTTGCTTGATGATTTCGAACACGCGATTGACCGGTCGAAGGAGTCGTTTAAGAGAGTTGTGAATACGATGAAGCATACCGGCGTTGCGGCGTCGGTTCTATGGAAATCTCTTCGTTCGGTTTTGTCTTCGGCTAACCATGAAGTTTGGTCAGGGTTTGAGGTTAGGGTTACGGCGTTATTGGCGGATATTATGGCGGCAAATGAGAGTCGGAGGGCTGCGATTGTTGGTGCTGGTGGTGGTGTGGTGTTGGATTGGTTATTAGAGTCGGTGGCATTGTCCGGAGGGGGAAATTATGGGACTCAGGCCGAGTCGGCTAGGGCTTTAGCGTACTTGATTGCTGACCCTAATGTGTCGGAGGCAGTTCTTGGGAAGCCTAATGCCATTCCCAATCTTCTCAGGTTCATATTCTTTGCTCAACCTCATCAATCCAAAAAGGTATAATTCTGTCATCATTGGACAACACCATATTCTCTTTTGCTGTTTCTTGTGTTAGTAAATGCAAGAGTAATGGTGTGCCTCAAAAAGTAGCTTATAGTTATATTCTTAATTGTTGATTTAGTAATCCTGTTAGTGGCCTTAAATCCTTAATGTTGAATGAGCTCCAACCGGACTCAGTGAGTTCTCCTTTAATTGGTGTATCAGAATAAGTAGTATTTGATTTTGTAGTTTAAGCAACAATTATTAGATGTGCTATTTGTCCACCCTACTAAAGCTACATGCATAAATAACATAATCATAGCTTGTTTGGGAAGTTAGGATTTTGATTAATTTTCTAATGTATATAAGTTTATCCAGAATAACTTTTTATCATATTGATATAGCATTTTCATGAAAGCAGCACCCAAGGCGAAGTTCATTTGACATTTCTGACCCTTCAAAAGGCAGAAGCATGCTTGTTGCAGCAAGAATGCTAAAAGGACTATGAATCATAATTCTGTTCAAGAATCATTAGCAAAACGGTCGGAATCACTCTGTTCAGGGGACATGCGTTTGTCTCTTGAAGAAGGACAAAAGTGGTCTTGCATTCTACTTCCATGGGTATTTAGGGAAACTTCATCTGATGCTATTAGATCTTCTGCAATCACAATCCTTTCTCGTATCTGTGAAGACTATGGGCCTTCTTCCATTCCCATTTCCCAAGGTTGGTTAGCTATTATGCTTTCAGACATTCTCAAATCCAGAAAGTTATCTCTTAAAGGGAGTGCTCAACCTAGGGACAAAGTCAAGGTTTGTATCAttgttactttttttttcttttttgtttatg encodes:
- the LOC111916937 gene encoding uncharacterized protein LOC111916937, whose translation is MGRGKIAIRRIDNSTSRQVTFSKRRNGLLKKAQELAILCDAEFVAITEFRSVCCRILSMESQLVSLAKDSENEFIQKIKSEASIIRLMNKDLCKQVEDLQRLSLIPWRVLRQGKSSTIISTDYLQLLNSSHSQDDLLPPPLVLHRLRPRTLSPLSGTSRFALSATVISAAAILAASSVIIFDDSEIKEEQAKKKRLLDDFEHAIDRSKESFKRVVNTMKHTGVAASVLWKSLRSVLSSANHEVWSGFEVRVTALLADIMAANESRRAAIVGAGGGVVLDWLLESVALSGGGNYGTQAESARALAYLIADPNVSEAVLGKPNAIPNLLRFIFFAQPHQSKKKHACCSKNAKRTMNHNSVQESLAKRSESLCSGDMRLSLEEGQKWSCILLPWVFRETSSDAIRSSAITILSRICEDYGPSSIPISQGWLAIMLSDILKSRKLSLKGSAQPRDKVKTQIDQANVLSGTQSVNQLASAVVNLAVNGDSFALEYFLTLEPFINTYKKLKKGNIPKVNALDSALATLKGIKAMTEICSDDLFSQKKIIDYGIIPLLRRFLLSDDYEKLSAIEAYDAQDESYTMVWIKLASSGS